In one window of Leptospira sp. GIMC2001 DNA:
- the holA gene encoding DNA polymerase III subunit delta — translation MATAEKKIQEFANCLEFIDSNPKELPQIFCFVSQDSFEFEEILQYYRERLSKSGEPFETIVFTGENGEIDPFFSHAFTPDMFFPTKLLIIKSGVNFFKPFFNAAKKANELHNQFLHHLPQLSEKVYILIHYENWDMPSFLKKFFPIGYALVHSKNFYSNETRKHLEQLIRKMDLSLSSDAIDEFLHRIPPNMGSYLKSLQKLKLYLHKKKFEIEDVQDVLLGRTSINYQVLVTLFFQNRKVEFYKEFSKLSDIRSELGILLSKLLDRLNEIRIFRIFQFKYKGAIPEDELFMTLGMDSYSSGRKYHIKKELISDAKMLKDKSIELLYESLIDLNIRHKSRTDADLTMYLQQKWMRMFNLFEI, via the coding sequence ATGGCTACAGCAGAAAAAAAAATACAAGAATTCGCAAATTGTTTGGAATTTATTGATTCAAACCCAAAAGAACTACCGCAAATCTTCTGTTTTGTATCCCAAGATTCTTTCGAGTTTGAGGAAATACTTCAATATTACAGAGAAAGACTTTCTAAATCAGGAGAGCCTTTTGAGACAATTGTGTTCACAGGTGAAAATGGTGAAATAGATCCTTTCTTTTCTCATGCCTTCACGCCTGATATGTTTTTTCCTACTAAGCTACTGATAATCAAATCTGGTGTTAATTTTTTTAAACCGTTTTTCAATGCTGCAAAGAAAGCAAATGAATTACATAATCAATTCCTTCATCACCTTCCCCAATTATCCGAGAAAGTTTATATTTTAATTCATTATGAAAACTGGGATATGCCATCTTTCCTAAAGAAGTTTTTTCCAATTGGATACGCTCTTGTCCATAGCAAGAATTTCTACTCGAACGAAACAAGAAAGCATCTGGAACAACTTATAAGAAAAATGGATCTTTCTCTTTCATCGGATGCTATAGATGAATTTCTACATAGGATACCACCGAATATGGGATCTTATTTAAAAAGTTTGCAAAAATTGAAATTATATCTACATAAGAAGAAATTTGAAATTGAAGATGTTCAAGACGTTCTGTTGGGACGAACCAGTATAAATTATCAAGTATTAGTAACACTTTTTTTTCAGAATAGAAAAGTTGAATTCTATAAAGAATTCTCGAAACTCAGTGACATCAGAAGTGAGCTCGGAATTTTACTTAGTAAATTGCTTGATAGATTAAATGAAATTCGAATTTTTAGAATTTTTCAATTCAAGTATAAAGGCGCAATTCCAGAAGATGAATTATTTATGACATTAGGTATGGATTCCTATTCTAGCGGAAGAAAATATCATATTAAGAAAGAACTTATTTCCGATGCAAAAATGTTAAAAGATAAGTCCATTGAATTGCTTTACGAATCACTAATTGATCTTAACATTCGTCATAAATCTAGAACTGATGCTGATCTTACAATGTATCTGCAACAGAAATGGATGCGTATGTTTAATTTATTTGAGATCTAA
- a CDS encoding helix-turn-helix domain-containing protein, which yields MIEKFPPSKNYLDITRNLNSYSKPKIPVMLIGNRGSRIEYLVKQTLETEKIRFIELNCDQFWKKDDILQKFTEAMNIGCLFINSIEKLGKDIQSIINRELTKLKETRQLPWIVSSAHTSIRNLVANKYFIEDLYFRMGVVTLDIIPLGQRKDEIIPIANFYLDEYNKRYKKRLKYFSKELSDFLFQFDYPGELDQMDNLIESLVIIGKGRTLNYKDIPVAIFENAKLYSDRLIPIVPGVTIADYEKEIIKTNLKINNGNRDKTASILNISVRTLYRKIIEYELQDLDLK from the coding sequence TTGATAGAAAAATTTCCTCCATCTAAAAATTATTTAGATATCACTAGAAACTTAAATTCCTACTCAAAGCCGAAAATACCTGTTATGCTAATAGGTAATCGCGGCAGTAGAATTGAATATCTTGTTAAGCAAACTTTAGAAACAGAAAAGATTAGATTTATTGAATTAAATTGTGATCAATTTTGGAAGAAAGATGATATACTACAGAAATTTACTGAAGCAATGAATATTGGTTGTCTTTTCATAAATTCAATAGAGAAACTTGGTAAAGATATTCAATCAATTATCAACAGGGAATTAACTAAATTAAAAGAGACTCGTCAACTTCCTTGGATTGTATCAAGTGCTCATACTAGTATTAGGAATTTGGTTGCTAATAAATATTTTATTGAAGATCTTTATTTTAGAATGGGTGTTGTGACTTTGGATATAATTCCACTGGGTCAGAGAAAAGACGAAATTATACCTATAGCTAATTTTTATTTGGATGAATATAATAAACGTTATAAGAAAAGGTTAAAATATTTCTCAAAAGAATTGTCTGATTTTTTATTTCAATTTGATTATCCAGGAGAATTGGATCAGATGGATAACTTAATTGAGAGTCTAGTTATTATTGGTAAAGGAAGAACCCTCAATTATAAAGATATACCTGTTGCAATATTCGAAAATGCAAAATTGTATTCCGATAGATTGATTCCAATTGTTCCAGGTGTTACAATCGCTGATTATGAAAAAGAGATAATCAAAACAAATTTAAAAATCAATAATGGGAATCGTGATAAGACTGCATCCATTCTAAATATTTCGGTAAGGACTTTGTATAGAAAGATTATTGAATATGAACTTCAAGACTTAGATCTCAAATAA
- a CDS encoding nucleoside triphosphate pyrophosphatase, with protein sequence MIVLCSKSPRRIDILKNLGLSFQICPAEINEESMINESPLEYLERISKSKCLVGKNIFSSLHSLNISDYIFIASDTIVVLDNKILHKPINQDDAEDILSNVSGRVHSVHSSVVLSKNEKIYYDFDTTVIQAKDWNLKEIREYIALFKPFDKAGAYGIQDANSPVLSYEGSYSNVLGFPIRKFYQYIDVWN encoded by the coding sequence ATGATCGTTTTGTGTTCCAAGTCACCAAGAAGGATTGATATTCTAAAGAATTTAGGATTATCCTTTCAAATATGCCCGGCAGAAATTAACGAGGAGTCAATGATAAACGAATCACCGCTAGAATACCTAGAACGTATATCTAAATCCAAATGTTTGGTGGGGAAAAATATATTTTCAAGTCTCCATTCCTTAAACATAAGCGACTATATATTTATAGCTTCTGACACGATTGTTGTGTTGGATAACAAAATTTTGCATAAACCTATTAATCAAGACGATGCTGAGGACATTCTTTCAAATGTATCAGGAAGAGTACATTCTGTTCACTCTAGCGTAGTCTTAAGCAAAAATGAAAAGATATATTATGATTTTGATACCACTGTAATTCAAGCTAAAGATTGGAACTTGAAAGAAATAAGAGAATACATTGCATTGTTTAAACCCTTTGATAAAGCGGGTGCATACGGAATCCAAGATGCCAACTCACCAGTATTGAGCTATGAAGGATCCTATTCTAATGTACTGGGATTTCCCATTCGAAAATTCTATCAGTATATCGATGTCTGGAATTAA
- the gyrA gene encoding DNA gyrase subunit A, translated as MENQEDQEQKSLILNLAARPDIAGALKNGVRVIPVEIEDQMKEAYLGYAMSVIVGRALPDVRDGLKPVHRRILHAMNERAWRSDRPYVKCAKIVGEVIGNYHPHGDTAVYDTLVRMVQTFSLRVPLIDGQGNFGSIDGDEPAAYRYTEARLNKIAEELLRDIDKETVNYSTNFDDTKLQPDVLPANFPNLLVNGSTGIAVGMATNIPPHNLHETIEAVITVIRNPDVTIPELLKIMPGPDFPTGGTIIGGEGLISAYTKGKGSIRIRSKVEIEENAKGREVIVVTEIPYQVNKRVLLEKIGELVNDKIIEGISEIMDLSDRTGIRIEIVTKKDANAQVILNQLFKLTQLQVSYGITMLAIIDNKPKIFNLKEILVSYSIHRNEVIVRRTQYDLDKAEKRAHILEGLRIALDNIDEVIRIIRASKNPAEAKEKLMATFTLSELQTDAILEMRLQRLTSLEVQKIIDELEQVRALILDLKDILAKPERVKDIVCTELKEVMDKHGAKRLTEISLESIESSTFNAEDLISDEEVIVQLSEDMFIKRLPVDTFRKQKRGGKGIQGSSVKRDDFIKKVVTAMTHDNLMLFSNKGRAFNMKVYEIPIASKEARGKSLKAVINLGEDEVITSLYQYRELDDSALLMVTRQGFMKKILLNEFSNTKKSGIIALGLRDGDTLIDVVSTKSNEDVFIGTRNGLAIRMNLSELRSQGRTAQGVTGMRLSEDDIIAGVTIVKPDSSLFVLSEYGYGKRTSYDEFSTKGRGGKGMTYVKVGEKNGKSVGIATVSENDEILVITQSGMAIRTPAKDVSIIGRTAVGVKVVDTKDDDGVIDFAVISDNEE; from the coding sequence ATGGAAAATCAAGAAGACCAAGAACAAAAGTCATTAATATTAAATCTGGCTGCTAGACCAGATATTGCTGGTGCTCTCAAGAACGGAGTCCGAGTTATTCCCGTTGAAATTGAAGATCAGATGAAAGAAGCTTATCTCGGTTACGCGATGAGCGTGATTGTAGGCCGAGCGCTTCCGGATGTGAGGGATGGATTAAAACCAGTTCATAGAAGAATTCTTCATGCTATGAATGAAAGAGCATGGCGCTCGGATCGTCCATATGTTAAGTGCGCTAAGATTGTCGGTGAAGTAATCGGTAACTACCATCCTCATGGTGATACAGCTGTTTATGATACGCTTGTACGAATGGTTCAAACTTTTTCCCTTAGAGTTCCTTTGATCGATGGACAGGGAAACTTTGGTTCCATCGACGGAGACGAACCAGCAGCTTATCGATACACTGAAGCACGACTTAATAAGATTGCAGAAGAACTCCTTCGTGATATAGATAAAGAAACCGTAAATTATTCTACTAACTTTGATGATACGAAATTGCAACCAGATGTGTTGCCTGCCAATTTCCCAAATCTATTAGTCAATGGATCAACCGGTATCGCTGTTGGAATGGCGACAAATATTCCCCCTCATAATTTGCATGAGACAATCGAAGCTGTAATTACAGTAATTAGAAATCCAGATGTAACCATTCCCGAACTTCTCAAAATCATGCCTGGACCTGATTTTCCAACTGGTGGAACGATTATCGGTGGCGAAGGGTTGATATCTGCCTATACAAAAGGAAAAGGATCTATTCGAATCCGATCCAAAGTTGAGATAGAAGAGAACGCTAAAGGACGAGAAGTTATTGTTGTAACTGAAATTCCATATCAAGTCAATAAACGTGTTCTACTCGAGAAAATAGGTGAGCTCGTTAATGATAAAATTATCGAAGGCATCTCAGAGATCATGGATCTCAGTGATCGTACAGGTATAAGAATTGAAATAGTTACTAAGAAAGATGCAAACGCTCAAGTTATTCTCAATCAACTTTTTAAACTAACACAATTGCAGGTAAGCTATGGAATTACAATGCTTGCAATTATCGATAATAAGCCTAAGATTTTTAATTTAAAAGAGATCTTAGTTTCTTACTCCATCCATAGAAATGAAGTAATTGTTAGACGAACACAATACGACTTAGATAAAGCAGAAAAGAGAGCTCATATCTTAGAAGGTTTGAGGATCGCTCTCGACAATATAGATGAAGTTATTAGAATTATTCGGGCTTCTAAGAATCCAGCAGAAGCTAAAGAAAAATTGATGGCAACTTTTACTCTGTCTGAATTGCAAACAGATGCAATTCTAGAAATGAGATTGCAAAGACTTACATCTCTTGAAGTTCAAAAAATTATTGATGAATTAGAACAAGTAAGAGCTTTAATTCTTGATCTTAAGGATATATTGGCTAAGCCAGAAAGAGTAAAAGATATTGTATGCACCGAACTTAAAGAAGTTATGGATAAGCATGGAGCAAAGCGACTAACGGAAATTAGCCTTGAATCCATTGAAAGTAGTACTTTTAATGCAGAAGACTTGATTTCAGATGAAGAAGTTATTGTACAGCTCTCAGAAGATATGTTTATCAAGCGCTTACCTGTCGATACCTTCCGTAAACAGAAACGTGGAGGAAAAGGAATTCAGGGTAGTTCAGTCAAAAGAGACGACTTTATTAAGAAAGTCGTCACTGCTATGACTCATGATAATTTAATGCTCTTTTCTAATAAAGGAAGAGCTTTCAATATGAAAGTGTATGAGATTCCAATCGCCTCTAAAGAAGCGAGAGGTAAATCGTTAAAGGCTGTTATCAATCTTGGCGAAGACGAAGTAATTACTTCTTTGTATCAATATCGTGAATTGGATGATTCAGCATTATTAATGGTCACTCGACAGGGTTTTATGAAGAAAATTCTATTGAATGAATTTTCAAATACGAAAAAATCCGGAATCATAGCTTTAGGACTTCGCGATGGCGATACCTTAATCGATGTTGTTTCGACTAAGTCCAACGAAGACGTATTTATTGGAACCCGGAATGGTCTAGCTATTCGAATGAATCTATCTGAATTACGAAGTCAAGGTCGAACTGCACAAGGCGTTACCGGAATGAGATTATCAGAAGATGATATTATAGCTGGCGTCACAATTGTTAAACCGGATTCTTCGTTATTCGTCTTAAGTGAATATGGATATGGCAAACGGACATCATATGATGAATTCTCCACAAAAGGTAGAGGTGGAAAAGGTATGACCTATGTTAAAGTAGGTGAAAAGAATGGTAAATCTGTTGGTATTGCAACTGTCTCTGAAAATGATGAAATACTTGTGATAACTCAATCTGGAATGGCCATAAGAACTCCGGCAAAAGATGTCTCCATCATAGGTAGAACTGCCGTTGGCGTTAAGGTTGTTGATACCAAAGATGATGATGGTGTAATCGATTTTGCTGTAATATCTGATAACGAGGAATAA
- a CDS encoding tRNA dihydrouridine synthase, which translates to MHSDSKHSFTVGNVAINGRVCLSPMAGISDSPYRRITREMGAAWSFNEFVSAEQILIGNPKTFRMFHYNVEEKPIWFQIFGNAVEPVVEAAKRIEILQPNVIDLNMGCSVQKVSQRGSGAGLLRNLPLAGKMIEGLCKNLSVPVTAKIRIGWQNDSLNYLETIKVLQNSGVAAISVHGRTKEMGYTGRANWDAIEEIKSIAEVPIFGNGDIADIDTVQMRLVTSKVDAVLVGRGAIGNPWIFSGIDKAKLTFGSVFDVAYRHYIYMKEFYGSDNAVRLFRKHFTKYFQDFKEFSLNRQELLRMDDPYQFEEEWLRRSECIMEIKSSFGDSVLA; encoded by the coding sequence ATGCATTCAGATTCTAAACATTCATTTACTGTTGGGAATGTCGCTATAAATGGTAGAGTCTGTTTGTCTCCGATGGCTGGTATATCGGACAGCCCATATAGAAGGATCACCAGAGAGATGGGCGCAGCATGGTCTTTCAATGAATTTGTATCCGCTGAACAGATCTTAATTGGCAATCCAAAAACATTTCGAATGTTTCACTACAATGTAGAAGAGAAACCAATATGGTTTCAAATATTCGGAAATGCTGTTGAACCAGTAGTAGAAGCTGCAAAGAGAATTGAAATTCTCCAACCGAATGTCATTGATTTAAATATGGGCTGCTCGGTTCAGAAAGTTTCACAACGTGGATCAGGTGCAGGTTTACTTCGCAATCTTCCTTTAGCTGGTAAAATGATAGAAGGATTATGCAAAAATTTATCCGTACCAGTAACAGCTAAGATAAGAATCGGTTGGCAGAATGATTCACTAAATTATTTGGAAACTATAAAAGTCCTCCAAAATTCCGGAGTCGCGGCAATCTCAGTTCATGGACGAACTAAAGAGATGGGTTATACTGGAAGAGCGAACTGGGATGCTATAGAAGAGATAAAATCCATAGCTGAAGTACCAATATTTGGAAATGGCGATATTGCAGATATTGACACAGTTCAGATGAGATTAGTTACTTCTAAAGTGGATGCTGTGTTAGTCGGACGTGGAGCAATAGGAAATCCTTGGATTTTTAGTGGAATTGATAAAGCAAAGTTAACTTTTGGTTCAGTATTTGATGTTGCTTATAGACATTATATTTATATGAAAGAATTTTATGGATCTGACAATGCTGTTCGATTGTTTCGAAAACATTTTACAAAGTACTTTCAAGACTTTAAAGAATTTTCATTGAACAGGCAAGAGTTACTAAGAATGGATGATCCTTATCAATTTGAGGAAGAATGGCTAAGAAGATCGGAATGTATAATGGAAATTAAATCAAGTTTCGGAGATTCTGTATTAGCATAA
- a CDS encoding SDR family NAD(P)-dependent oxidoreductase: MKDLFSVKGKVILITGASRGIGRFLAEGFRDLGAEVHGTGSKPESVEWMKSAGIVGHAADMRDPLAIGQVIQSVHAKTARIDVLINNAGIAGNTPAGGMKEEEISKIIETNYTGLFRSCQAYYKVQRKSGGNIINFASVLGMIGTPLASVYSGTKGAVISLTKALAIEWVNNGFRVNAICPGLIETDMTSMITDRPAIKEKVQGGIPMGRMGLPIDLMGGVVFLASDSSSYMTGQTIVIDGGMTAQ; this comes from the coding sequence ATGAAAGATTTGTTTAGTGTTAAAGGCAAAGTAATTCTTATTACAGGTGCAAGTAGAGGGATTGGAAGGTTTCTTGCAGAAGGTTTTCGTGATCTAGGTGCTGAAGTACATGGGACTGGAAGTAAGCCTGAGTCAGTGGAATGGATGAAATCAGCCGGAATTGTTGGTCATGCAGCTGACATGAGAGATCCTTTGGCTATTGGTCAAGTAATTCAATCAGTTCATGCGAAGACTGCAAGAATTGACGTTTTAATCAATAATGCAGGTATTGCGGGTAACACACCTGCTGGTGGAATGAAGGAAGAAGAAATTTCAAAAATCATCGAAACAAATTACACTGGATTGTTTCGTTCTTGCCAAGCTTACTATAAAGTACAAAGGAAAAGTGGTGGTAACATAATTAACTTTGCTTCTGTTTTAGGTATGATTGGAACTCCTTTGGCATCGGTTTATTCTGGAACTAAGGGTGCAGTAATTTCTTTAACTAAAGCATTAGCGATCGAATGGGTCAATAATGGTTTTCGTGTGAATGCAATATGTCCAGGTCTAATTGAGACTGATATGACATCTATGATTACAGATCGTCCCGCTATTAAAGAAAAAGTTCAAGGTGGAATACCAATGGGAAGAATGGGCTTACCGATCGATTTAATGGGTGGAGTAGTATTCTTGGCAAGTGATTCCTCATCCTATATGACTGGACAGACGATTGTGATTGATGGTGGAATGACAGCTCAATAA
- a CDS encoding lipoprotein LipL21 produces the protein MKKVLLLLSVAALIAASCGGNDSRRDATSVGEAGWVFEGWACAPDTAAAKRGESPADYCKDTSKFDHLYMKFSAVASEKAIKSNRVAAMQSTCRQAAKDQIAGDGLSKVIGDHLEKASGVSDGQSTGQVIVSQTAGKIKGIGVYDCCAIDNDTGSCIKKGEPENWEQCQCVGFMKFPGGQKAFESMAQEASR, from the coding sequence ATGAAAAAGGTTTTACTACTTCTTTCCGTTGCAGCGCTTATAGCAGCTTCGTGCGGAGGAAATGATTCTAGAAGAGACGCAACATCTGTCGGAGAAGCGGGTTGGGTATTTGAAGGTTGGGCTTGTGCACCAGACACTGCAGCTGCAAAGAGAGGCGAGTCTCCAGCTGATTATTGCAAAGATACTTCCAAATTCGACCATTTATATATGAAATTTTCTGCGGTAGCTTCCGAAAAAGCAATCAAAAGCAACCGAGTTGCTGCTATGCAATCTACTTGTAGACAAGCTGCCAAAGACCAGATCGCAGGTGACGGACTTTCGAAAGTTATTGGTGATCATTTAGAGAAAGCATCTGGTGTATCAGATGGTCAATCAACAGGACAAGTAATTGTTTCTCAAACAGCTGGTAAAATCAAAGGTATCGGAGTTTACGATTGTTGTGCAATCGACAATGATACAGGATCTTGCATAAAAAAAGGCGAACCAGAAAATTGGGAACAATGCCAATGTGTAGGATTCATGAAGTTTCCTGGTGGACAGAAAGCATTCGAATCTATGGCTCAAGAAGCATCTAGATAA
- a CDS encoding C40 family peptidase, protein MKYCTIKSICILIFAIILNFYSSTVYGQGINKILEDDFNRQELLLIRNEIRKNLGKRTDSQQIKELTEKLLPWAKMEDFSPRDFSKALVLIAASDDAKIPFESYEEIIPLLPKYRGSTKDFVLMSRFFRESEEAHLPSALRDNLINLGQARSWEGLSTLTAGRLLILSRREKIPSDEFTVTLSKSIPASLSKLSSKDLNRKLNDFDSDLPNQSTNWNKVKGNIKNLQNDKNKTYNTRSLNEFAEMDDVFASIGILEVRERPKLQFTPEELGIGPTSGIESVTTSPVETNSSSGIEGNISDWKILSVNNLATVVRGWIGTKYVYGGGTKKGTDCSGFTIGVLTDPQISVPRNILPRSAASQATIGSAVPKKSLEAGDLVFFSASPNLTKVTHVGLAMGDGKFSHASSSRGVVIQGLQEKWWVDRYVSGRRIFKTTRK, encoded by the coding sequence ATGAAATATTGCACAATAAAATCCATATGTATTCTTATCTTTGCTATTATCTTAAATTTTTACTCTTCCACAGTTTACGGACAAGGAATAAACAAAATTCTCGAAGACGATTTCAATCGCCAAGAACTACTTCTGATACGAAACGAAATTAGAAAAAATTTAGGTAAACGCACTGACAGTCAACAGATAAAAGAGCTTACGGAAAAGCTACTACCTTGGGCTAAGATGGAAGATTTCTCACCGCGAGACTTTTCTAAAGCTTTGGTTTTGATTGCTGCATCAGATGATGCCAAAATTCCGTTCGAAAGTTACGAAGAAATCATTCCATTGCTACCTAAGTATCGCGGGAGCACAAAAGACTTCGTTTTGATGTCACGTTTCTTTCGAGAATCGGAAGAAGCACATCTTCCATCTGCTTTAAGAGATAATTTGATAAATTTAGGACAAGCTCGTAGTTGGGAAGGCTTGAGTACATTAACTGCTGGCCGACTTTTAATACTTTCGAGAAGGGAAAAGATTCCATCCGATGAATTCACAGTTACGCTCTCGAAGTCGATTCCGGCATCACTCAGTAAGTTATCATCTAAAGATCTGAATAGAAAGTTAAATGATTTTGATAGCGATTTACCCAATCAATCAACTAATTGGAATAAGGTGAAAGGTAATATTAAAAATCTTCAAAATGACAAGAATAAAACTTATAATACAAGAAGCTTGAATGAATTTGCTGAAATGGATGATGTGTTCGCTTCAATAGGAATTTTGGAAGTAAGAGAGAGACCAAAACTTCAATTCACACCGGAAGAGCTTGGAATCGGTCCAACAAGTGGAATTGAATCCGTAACTACGTCTCCTGTAGAAACCAATTCCAGTTCTGGAATTGAAGGGAATATATCAGATTGGAAAATCCTTTCCGTTAATAATCTAGCTACTGTTGTCCGAGGATGGATTGGAACAAAGTATGTTTACGGAGGTGGTACAAAGAAGGGTACTGATTGTTCTGGATTCACGATTGGAGTTCTAACAGATCCTCAAATTTCTGTACCTAGAAATATATTACCTAGATCAGCAGCATCTCAAGCAACTATAGGTTCTGCAGTTCCCAAAAAAAGTTTAGAAGCAGGAGACCTGGTTTTCTTTTCGGCTTCACCTAATTTAACTAAGGTTACACATGTTGGGCTTGCAATGGGTGATGGAAAATTCTCGCATGCTTCCTCATCTCGAGGTGTCGTAATCCAAGGATTACAAGAAAAATGGTGGGTTGATCGATATGTTAGTGGTCGAAGAATCTTTAAGACTACAAGGAAGTAA
- a CDS encoding L-threonylcarbamoyladenylate synthase, with amino-acid sequence MILYLHPDNPEIRKLTQISQSLKKGGVFIFPTDTVYALVADANSKEGTEKLYSLKNMPKNKPISLLCRDISEASQFIEHLPNQTYKMMKKFSPGPYTFILKANKNLPKPCVIHHKDRHIGIRFPDHIYLQELLKIHDGPLTSTSVLTNDEYLTDIDDLELLYGQKVEGVIDGGLLQVEMSTILDCTEETLKVVREGKGFSELGIENI; translated from the coding sequence ATGATTCTTTACCTTCATCCAGATAACCCAGAGATTCGAAAACTTACACAAATATCCCAATCCCTAAAGAAGGGAGGGGTTTTCATCTTTCCAACTGACACAGTTTATGCGCTAGTTGCAGATGCAAATAGCAAAGAAGGTACAGAGAAATTGTACAGTCTTAAAAATATGCCAAAGAATAAGCCTATTTCACTATTGTGTAGAGATATTTCTGAGGCTTCACAATTTATAGAGCATCTACCGAATCAAACCTATAAAATGATGAAGAAATTTTCCCCTGGCCCTTATACTTTCATTCTTAAAGCAAATAAAAATCTTCCAAAACCATGTGTTATTCATCACAAGGATCGTCATATTGGAATCCGTTTCCCTGATCATATTTATCTACAAGAACTTTTAAAAATCCATGATGGTCCATTAACATCAACCTCCGTCCTAACGAATGATGAGTATTTAACTGATATTGATGACCTGGAACTTTTGTACGGACAAAAAGTGGAAGGAGTTATTGATGGTGGCTTATTACAAGTGGAAATGTCTACAATTTTGGACTGTACAGAAGAAACTCTAAAAGTTGTACGCGAAGGAAAAGGCTTCTCGGAATTAGGAATAGAAAATATATAA
- a CDS encoding arsenate reductase family protein produces the protein MKLKFYEYKNCGTCRKASKYLDSKGIVYSSIPIRENPPSQSDLKKMLKYYNGDTKRLFNTSGGDYKELKLKDKLPTMPLDKQIELLSSNGNLVKRPFVLSENFGLIGFKEEEWSKHFK, from the coding sequence ATGAAGTTAAAATTCTACGAATACAAAAATTGCGGAACTTGTCGTAAAGCTTCCAAATACCTTGATTCAAAAGGTATTGTATATAGTTCTATTCCAATTAGGGAGAATCCACCTTCTCAATCTGATTTAAAGAAAATGCTTAAATACTATAATGGAGATACGAAAAGATTATTTAATACATCGGGTGGTGATTATAAGGAACTCAAACTTAAGGATAAACTTCCGACTATGCCATTAGATAAGCAGATAGAATTGTTATCATCCAATGGTAATTTAGTGAAAAGACCATTTGTTCTTTCTGAGAATTTTGGCTTAATTGGATTTAAAGAGGAAGAATGGAGCAAACACTTTAAATAA